In Dyadobacter subterraneus, a single genomic region encodes these proteins:
- a CDS encoding pyridoxamine 5'-phosphate oxidase family protein — MSAPKSKLIPSRSAKRAHFDPESIYPILDEALFCTISYSVDDQPFSIPTSFVRYENKIYIHGSVGSHFIREIEKGIPVCITVMLVDALVVAKSAFSHSVNYRSVVVFAKAEVIDDIDLKIASFEWLTNKIVPGSWEYLRPVKLNEVKKTTALAFTLEEASAKIRTGMPIDEEEDKELPIWSGLIPLKTSRLTPIADSSSENIILPEHLL; from the coding sequence ATGTCAGCACCAAAATCAAAACTTATTCCGAGCCGCTCGGCAAAACGTGCTCATTTTGATCCTGAGTCAATTTACCCGATTCTCGACGAAGCACTTTTCTGTACCATTAGTTATTCAGTGGATGATCAGCCATTTTCTATCCCTACCTCTTTTGTTCGATATGAAAACAAAATTTACATTCACGGATCAGTGGGCAGTCATTTCATTCGGGAAATTGAAAAGGGAATTCCTGTTTGTATCACGGTTATGTTAGTAGATGCACTCGTGGTTGCAAAATCGGCATTTAGTCATTCGGTGAATTACAGGTCAGTAGTCGTTTTTGCAAAAGCCGAAGTAATAGATGATATAGATCTGAAAATAGCGTCATTCGAGTGGCTTACAAATAAGATTGTTCCGGGAAGCTGGGAGTACCTGAGACCTGTAAAACTGAACGAAGTAAAGAAAACAACAGCGCTGGCTTTTACACTGGAGGAGGCTTCGGCAAAAATAAGAACCGGTATGCCCATTGATGAAGAAGAGGATAAGGAACTTCCGATATGGTCGGGTTTGATCCCTTTAAAAACAAGCCGTTTGACTCCAATCGCCGATAGTTCAAGCGAAAATATAATATTGCCGGAGCACTTGCTCTAA